One window of the Pyxicephalus adspersus chromosome 5, UCB_Pads_2.0, whole genome shotgun sequence genome contains the following:
- the ID4 gene encoding DNA-binding protein inhibitor ID-4 encodes MKAVSPVRPHSRKAPVPGVCGELALHCLSEHSLGVARYKMEEEESLCLQYDMNDCYSRLKRLVPTIPQNKKVSKVEILQHVIDYILDLQLALDTHPVLLRQPVPARTPLTDLNNDPAAPVVNQHGDSILCR; translated from the exons ATGAAAGCTGTGAGCCCAGTCCGCCCCCATAGTAGGAAAGCCCCGGTGCCGGGTGTGTGTGGGGAGCTGGCCCTGCACTGCCTGTCTGAGCACAGTCTCGGCGTAGCTCGGTACAAGATGGAAGAAGAGGAgtccctgtgtctgcagtatgACATGAATGACTGTTACAGCCGCCTCAAGAGACTGGTGCCCACCATTCCGCAGAACAAAAAAGTCAGCAAAGTGGAGATCCTGCAGCATGTCATTGACTACATCCTGGACCTGCAGCTGGCACTGGACACACACCCTGTACTGCTGAGACAACCGGTACCGGCCAGGACCCCGCTCACCGACCTGAATAATGACCCG gCTGCACCAGTGGTGAACCAACATGGAGACAGCATACTGTGTCGCTAG